In Granulicella mallensis MP5ACTX8, the sequence ACAGGTTTCAGCCAGCGCCTTTGCGCCGCGTGCCTGCATGAACTTCAATTCGTCCAGCGCGTACTCGTTCGACAGATGCACGATGTAGACCGCCGCTCCGGCCATATCGGCAAGAGCGATAGCCCGATGCGTTGCTTCTGCCTCAGCCTTCGGCGAACGCGAGAGCGCGTGATAGTGCGGAGCCGTCTTCCCTTCGGCAATCATCTGCGCCACGACGATATCAATCGCGCTGCCGTTCTCCGCATGGATGCAACATAGAGCGTTCAAGGCCGCAGCCTTCTGCATGACCTTGAACATCAGGCCGTCGTCGATCATCAGCACGCCTGGATAAGCCATGAACAGCTTGAAGCTCGAGATACCAGCAGCCAGCATCTCCTCCATCTCGCGCAAACCTTGCGAACCATCCCCAGGCCCAAGGTCGGTTACCGCCATATGCAGCGAGAAGTCCACACACGCCTTGTTGTCGGACTTCTTAAGCCAGGTAGCCAGCGCCTCCTTCATGGTGTGGCCCTGCGACTGCAGGGCAAAGTCGATCACCGTTGTCGTGCCTCCGACTGCGGCGGCCTGCGTGCCCGTAGTGTAGTCATCCGCCGAAGTCGTTCCACCAAAGGGCATGTCGAGATGGGTGTGCACATCAATACCGCCCGGCATCACCAGCAGGCCCGTCGCATCGACAACAGTATGGCCCGCAATATCCAGTCCCGGCCCCACCTTCGCGATCTTCTCGCCTTCCATCAACACATCGAGCAACTGCGAACGATCCGAACTTACCACTGTTCCGTTCTGAATCAGCGTTCCCATGTCCCTCACCCTCCAACTCGCAACTCGAAACTCGAGCCTGAAAGCCGCTTTCTACAGATTCGGATTCCCCGCATCCGCTGCGTTCTGCGGCACAATTCCCGCAGCCACGCGCTCTTCCCAGGTCTGCGGTGGCAGCCCGGTATCGATCCGCTCCATCGTGATGCACTCCGGCACAGGACAGACCAATGAGCATAGATTACAGCCCACGCACTCCACCTCATCGACGCGTGGAATACGCGAGAGCGGCGTGCGATACGGCCCGTCAACACCTGCCCCATCGATATCGAGCTTCGGAATCGGCGTCGTGCTGATACGTCCGCGACTCTCAGCAGCGACCATGTCCGGCGTGCGCGTATGATCCGGCGCGGGCAGCGTGCGGTCGAGATGGATGCACTGATGTGCGCCATCCCAGCAGGCCGTATAGCAGAGGTCGCAGCCGATGCATTTAGACTCGTGAATACGCGCGACAACCTTGTAATTCAGGTTGAGGTGCTTCCACTCGCGAACCTTGGGCAGTGAGAGACCTCGGAAGTCATCAAGCGTCTCATAGCCCTTGCGGCGCATCCACGACTGCAGGCCATCGGCCATATCTTCGACGATGCGATAGCCATAGTGCATCGCGGCAGTGCAGACCTGCACTGTACCGGACCCCAGCAGAATGAACTCCGCGGCATCCTGCCAGGTGCCGATGCCTCCGATACCCGACATCGGCAGCGCGGCATCAGGATCCGACATCACCTGCTGCACCATGTTCAGCGCGATGGGCTTCACCGCAGGGCCGCAGTAGCCGCCATGCGAGCTCTTGCCATCGACCATCGGCCTCGGCTCCAGCGTGTCCAGATCGATGCTGGTAATCGAGTTGATCGTATTGATCGCCGAAAGTGCGTCCGCACCGCCGCGCTTGGCCGCTCGCGCCGGAATGCGGATGTCGCTGATGTTCGGCGTCAACTTGACGATGACCGGCGTGCGAGCCTTCTCCTTCACCCAGCCGGTGATCTGCTCGCAGTACTCCGGCACCTGTCCGACGGCCGAGCCCATGCCGCGCTCGCTCATGCCGTGGGGGCAGCCGAAGTTCAACTCCAGCCCATCGGCACCGGCATCTTCAGCGCGCTGCACGATGTCATGCCACGTCTCGCGTTTGCTCTCGACCATCAACGACGCAATCACTACGTGCTTCGGATAGCGCCGCTTTACCTCGGAGATCTCACGGAGGTTCACCTCGATGGGCCGGTCGGAGATGAGTTCGATGTTATTGAAGCCCATCATCTTCTGGCCGTTCCAGTCGATCGACGAGTAGCGCGAGCTTACATTTGTGATCGGCTCGCCGATGGTCTTCCACACCGCCCCACCCCAGCCTGCATCGAAGGCGCGCATGATCTGCTCGCCGCAGTTGGTCGGCGGCGCAGACGCCAGCCAGAAGGGGTTGAGGCACTTAATTCCCGCGAATGTCGTCTCAAGCGTTGGCATCTTGGCCCTCTAACCACGCAGCGATTCCAATGCCTGCGCGCTTGCCGTCAGCGACGGCGTCCACCACTTCGCGACCGCCGTTCGTGCAGTCGCCCCCCGCGAAGTACTTTGGGTTCGACGTCTGCCCAGTGGCGCGATCGATCAGGATGCGGCCACGCTCGAGCTTTACCGTCGAGGTCTTGCCCTCCGCACCAGCCAGAAATTCCGTGTGCGTCGCTTGCCCAATGGCCAGCACGATCAGGTCAACCGGCAGCGAGAACTCATCCCCCGCCCTTGGAACTAACGATCCATCCGAAGTCATTTCCAGCTTCACGAGCTCCAATGCCTCTACCTTATCCGTGCCCTTCAGACCGACGGGCATCACATGCCACAGGAATTTCACACCCTCCTGCTTTGCATGCTCATACTCAAACGCAAACGCCGACATCTGTTCCGGCCCACGGCGATAGACCATGTGGACCTCGCGAGCTCCGAGCCGCACCGCCGCATTAGCAGCATCGATGGCCGTGTTGCCTGCGCCGATGACCGCAACCCGTTGCGGCGCGGACGTAATCTCTCCGCTCTTATATCCGGCAATATAGTCGAGCGCGTTGGTTACGCCCGCAGTCTCTTCTCCGGCTATGCCAAGTCTGTGGATCGCACCCAGGCCCAGCCCCAGGAACACGGCGTCGTGCGATGCCTCAAGCGCAGCAAGCTGCGCAGCATCGACGGTCGTGTTGAAGCGGAACTCCACACCAAGCTGAGAAAGCAGATCGATCTCACGCAGGCTCTCGGCAAGCGGCAGCTTATACTCGGCGATGCCATAGGTGTTCAAGCCACCCGGCAGAGGCCGCGCATCGAAGATCTCTGCGCGAATCCCACGACGGCGAAGCTCGGCAGCACAAGCCAGCGAGGCCGGGCCGCCGCCGATCAGCGCAACCGACTTGCCAGTGTCTTTTCCGGGAGAAAACGGCAGCGGAGCACCACTCTCGTGCAGAGCGTCCATCGCGAAGCGCTGCAGCCTGCCGATTTCGATTGGCTGCTTGTTATAGCGGTGCATCACGCAAGCGCCTTCGCAGAGCACCTCTACCGGACAGGCTCGCGAGCAGCTCGCGCCGAGGATATTCGCATCGAGGATGGTCTTCGCAGAGCCCTCAAGATTGTCACGGGCAATCTTCTTGATAAACCGTGGCACATCAATATGCGTAGGACAGGCGGCAGTACAGGGCGCGTCGAAGCAGTAGAGACATCGGTGGGCTTCCGTCACCGCAGCCGTCTTGTCAAAGGCCGGATGCAGG encodes:
- the hydA gene encoding dihydropyrimidinase yields the protein MGTLIQNGTVVSSDRSQLLDVLMEGEKIAKVGPGLDIAGHTVVDATGLLVMPGGIDVHTHLDMPFGGTTSADDYTTGTQAAAVGGTTTVIDFALQSQGHTMKEALATWLKKSDNKACVDFSLHMAVTDLGPGDGSQGLREMEEMLAAGISSFKLFMAYPGVLMIDDGLMFKVMQKAAALNALCCIHAENGSAIDIVVAQMIAEGKTAPHYHALSRSPKAEAEATHRAIALADMAGAAVYIVHLSNEYALDELKFMQARGAKALAETCTQYLVLSLEDQMPGKSWEEAKFVFTPPLREKRHQAPLWKALVEGSLSVVSTDHCPFRFADQKELGRGNFTKIPNGGPGIENRLQILWHFGVNAGRITQEKFVELCCTAPARIFGMGKQKGTIAPGLDADILLWDPKAEYTISAATQCMATDYSMFEGWKVQGNAAKVFSRGELVVDNTVQPGKFLGATGRGRFVRREANAGGFA
- the preA gene encoding NAD-dependent dihydropyrimidine dehydrogenase subunit PreA, which codes for MPTLETTFAGIKCLNPFWLASAPPTNCGEQIMRAFDAGWGGAVWKTIGEPITNVSSRYSSIDWNGQKMMGFNNIELISDRPIEVNLREISEVKRRYPKHVVIASLMVESKRETWHDIVQRAEDAGADGLELNFGCPHGMSERGMGSAVGQVPEYCEQITGWVKEKARTPVIVKLTPNISDIRIPARAAKRGGADALSAINTINSITSIDLDTLEPRPMVDGKSSHGGYCGPAVKPIALNMVQQVMSDPDAALPMSGIGGIGTWQDAAEFILLGSGTVQVCTAAMHYGYRIVEDMADGLQSWMRRKGYETLDDFRGLSLPKVREWKHLNLNYKVVARIHESKCIGCDLCYTACWDGAHQCIHLDRTLPAPDHTRTPDMVAAESRGRISTTPIPKLDIDGAGVDGPYRTPLSRIPRVDEVECVGCNLCSLVCPVPECITMERIDTGLPPQTWEERVAAGIVPQNAADAGNPNL
- a CDS encoding NAD(P)-dependent oxidoreductase; translation: MSEQTNFYSQSPGSAEIASRFPDLHPAFDKTAAVTEAHRCLYCFDAPCTAACPTHIDVPRFIKKIARDNLEGSAKTILDANILGASCSRACPVEVLCEGACVMHRYNKQPIEIGRLQRFAMDALHESGAPLPFSPGKDTGKSVALIGGGPASLACAAELRRRGIRAEIFDARPLPGGLNTYGIAEYKLPLAESLREIDLLSQLGVEFRFNTTVDAAQLAALEASHDAVFLGLGLGAIHRLGIAGEETAGVTNALDYIAGYKSGEITSAPQRVAVIGAGNTAIDAANAAVRLGAREVHMVYRRGPEQMSAFAFEYEHAKQEGVKFLWHVMPVGLKGTDKVEALELVKLEMTSDGSLVPRAGDEFSLPVDLIVLAIGQATHTEFLAGAEGKTSTVKLERGRILIDRATGQTSNPKYFAGGDCTNGGREVVDAVADGKRAGIGIAAWLEGQDANA